From one Mya arenaria isolate MELC-2E11 chromosome 4, ASM2691426v1 genomic stretch:
- the LOC128230356 gene encoding uncharacterized protein LOC128230356 produces the protein MTERILKAVVDELERHAAKKGSIKESVKEVRSVSFQDISEIQNIDAGPAKGNEQICDTTENINEGPAQDYDQTEKAVKQISINIEPINNNNQSNLIDKPEYVNGESAYQQADTFSPSRETNTSTEHSSNEKQTKLNETGSIPGSISLNTKESENVSSLKTNKTKGAKKGIRHRNSAGKVNERDHRTVLAYKKTSDHKSETKKPTRNNKRCNRQVTKDTRPSLDVDIRVSNIVSKSGEIDSTGKVKERSRHPYLPDDLRRLIEEHFMKDSSKPSRKSSQKSVFDSGTTATKGDKSGQGSVPGSSIKHTKEPVPRLLHEIMKDEKHVPSILTNKTIPRNGTGHGLVTPVHITNGDAKDDTNKRYSQSTYSKPGVILIENPDVSPRGRTRYRLDASRHYDAQNTSTQMIILNNKHSSSSRLWKIPRPKSEDERQKMVNPRRHIKDRSFHECGHFHRRCATSPGPERFRSSSSLNILLTKNRPSSENIGERLFEARASINPRRHRSCQPVKRQPQMDFSKPVKAKDNYVFEWERVYSENPRPQWTRPASEKRPVTRNQTVERVKTARS, from the exons ATGACAGAACGGATTCTAAAGGCGGTAGTGGACGAATTAGAAAGGCACGCCGCAAAGAAag GGTCAATTAAAGAAAGTGTTAAAGAGGTCAGATCGGTGAGTTTTCAAGATATAAGCGAAATACAGAATATAGACGCTGGTCCAGCGAAAGGAAACGAACAAATATGTGATACaacagaaaatattaatgaagGTCCAGCGCAAGATTATGATCAAACTGAAAAAGCCGTTAAACAGATAAGTATTAACATTGAACCAATCAATAACAACAACCAATCAAATTTGATAGATAAGCCGGAATATGTGAACGGAGAAAGTGCATATCAACAAGCAGATACTTTTTCTCCAAGTCGGGAAACAAACACTTCAACGGAGCATAGCAGCAatgaaaagcaaacaaaattgaatgaaactGGAAGCATTCCAGGTTCAATATCATTGAATACAAAAGAGAGCGAGAATGTGTCTTCTCTGAAgaccaacaaaacaaaaggaGCTAAGAAGGGGATACGTCATCGCAACAGTGCTGGCAAAGTGAATGAGCGAGATCACCGCACCGTGTTAGCATACAAGAAGACAAGTGATCATAAGAGTGAAACAAAAAAGCCTACAAGAAATAACAAGCGGTGCAATAGGCAGGTTACCAAGGATACTCGACCATCACTTGATGTAGATATCAGAGTCAGTAACATTGTATCAAAATCTGGGGAAATTGACAGTACAGGGAAAGTGAAAGAACGATCAAGACATCCATACCTTCCAGACGACCTTAGGAGGCTGATTGAGGAGCATTTCATGAAGGATAGCTCAAAACCTTCACGGAAGAGTTCTCAAAAATCAGTTTTTGATTCTGGCACTACGGCAACGAAGGGGGATAAATCAGGCCAGGGCAGTGTCCCTGGTTCCtctataaaacatactaaagaACCAGTCCCTCGGCTTTTGCATGAAATAATGAAGGACGAGAAACATGTTCCAtcgattttaacaaataaaacaattccaaGGAACGGCACTGGTCATGGATTGGTAACGCCAGTACACATTACAAACGGGGACGCCAAAGATGATACTAACAAGAGGTATAGCCAATCGACATATTCCAAACCTGGAGTGATTCTAATTGAGAACCCGGATGTAAGTCCGCGAGGAAGAACAAGATACCGCCTGGATGCAAGCAGACACTACGATGCTCAGAATACGAGCACACAGATGATTATTCTGAACAATAAGCATTCG AGTTCCTCAAGACTGTGGAAAATTCCCAGACCAAAAAGTGAAGATGAGAG ACAGAAGATGGTTAACCCAAGACGTCATATTAAAG ACCGTTCATTCCATGAGTGTGGACACTTTCACCGTCGGTGTGCAACTTCGCCCGGTCCTGAGAGGTTCAGGTCTTCTAGCAGTTTGAACATCTTGCTCACAAAGAACAGACCTTCTAGTGAAAATATTG GAGAACGTTTGTTTGAGG CCCGAGCTAGTATCAACCCTCGACGGCATCGTTCCTGCCAACCAGTGAAACGCCAACCCCAAATGGATTTCTCTAAACCAGTCAAAGCTAAGGACAATTATGTCTTCGAGTGGGAACGCGTGTATTCAGAAAATCCAAGGCCACAATGGACGCGCCCTGCTTCTGAAAAGCGACCAGTGACAAGAAATCAAACTGTTGAGAGAGTGAAAACGGCTAGGAGTTAG